The DNA segment GCAATTTATGGTATCATGCCATGGAATTTCCCTTTCTGGCAGGTTTTCCGTTATCTGATACCCAATCTGATTCTTGGAAATGTTGCTTTCCTTAAACATGCCTCCAATGTTCCTCAATGTGCAGAAACCATTGAAAATCTGTTGCTTGAGGTAGGCCTCCCGGAAGGTGTTTTTCAGAATCTGTTTATTGATTATCGACAATCTGAGCAAGTAATTGCTGCAGAAATTACCTCAGGGGTTACCCTGACAGGTAGTGAGCCTGCCGGAAAACTGGTGGCTTCGCTATCAGGCAAATATCTGAAAAAAACAGTATTGGAGCTGGGTGGCAGCGACCCATTTATAGTTTTTGAGGACGCAGAGATAGATTCCTGCGTAAAAACAGCAATTTTTGCCCGTTTTCAGAATGCCGGACAAAGCTGTATTGCTGCCAAAAGATTTATTGTTCATGAAAAAATTTATGAGGAATTTCTTCATCATTTTGTTTCAGCTTGTGAAAAAATGATTGTTGGTGATCCTTTGAACGAGCAGACCGAACTCGGACCTATGGCAACAGAATATCTGCTGAAAGACCTTGAATTTCAGGTGAGTAAATCAATTGAAATGGGAGCGGATGTTCTGACCGGAGGCCGGTTAATGTTTGAAAATTCATTATTCTACGCTCCGACAGTTCTTTCCGGTGTTAAACCTGATATGCCAGTCAGTAAAGAAGAAGTCTTTGGTCCGGTTGCTGCCGTTTTTAAGTTTTCAGAAGATCACCAGGCTTTATCGATGGCTAATGACACAGTTTTTGGACTTGGAGCATCTGTCTGGACTAAGAATATCGAAAAAGCGAAAAAAATTGCCGGACAGATTGTGACAGGAACAGTTGCCATAAACGGTATTGTAAAATCTCATCCGGCTCTTCCTTTTGGAGGTACCAGAAAATCAGGCTATGGAAGGGAACTTGGGGAATGGGGGCTTAAAGAATTTGCGAATGTGAAAACACTCAACATTTTTCGATGAAGATGAAAAACAGAGCCATTTTATCACTGGGAAGCAACCTTGGCGACAGGCTGATGAACCTTCATACTGCCATGAAATTGCTTACCGCTGATACCGGAGAATTGACTATAAATTCATCTGTTTATGAAACTGAGCCATGGGGACTGAAAGAACAACCCGATTTCCTGAATATGGTTGTGGGTATTGAGACTGAATTATCTCCGCAACAATTGCTTAGTGAGATTAAATACATTGAAGATGAACTTCTTAGAGAAAAATCCATCAGGTGGGGAAGCCGGTCTATTGATATCGATATTCTGTTTTTCAATGATTTAGTAATAAATTCAGACATTCTTACCATTCCTCATCCTGAAATTGCTAACCGCAGGTTTGTATTGGTTCCTCTGGCGGAGATTTTCCCTGACTTAATTCATCCGGTTCTCAAAAAGCCAGTAAATAGCTTACTTGTTAATTGCTCCGATCCCTCTGAAGTGAAATTGTTTGAACAACAAAAAATAATCGTTTGAAATATCAGTTTGTAGCGGTAAGTGGTACCATTGGAGCCGGGAAATCTGCTCTCGCATCCCGTTTTGCATCGCTCACAAATTCTCAATTGATTCTGGAAGAATTTGCCAATAATTCTTTTCTTGAAAAGTTTTATTCAAACCCTGAACGCTATGCTTTTCCGCTGGAAATCAGCTTTTTATTTGAAAGATTTCAACAGATGAAAACCACTTTTGCCAATGCTGATTTATTCAAAACTTCTTTCATTGCCGATTATTTCTTTGATAAATCATTACTTTTTGCCAAAAACAACCTGACTGCTGACCAGTTTGCCGTTTTTTATCCATTATTTGAAACTTTCAGAGAACAGTTGCCCAGTCCCGATCTGTTGATTTACCTGAAAAGGCCGGTTGATGTTTTACTGAAAAACATACAGAAAAGAGGCCGTAGTTATGAACAGAGTATCAGCCCTGAATATCTTGAAAACATTCAGCATTATTACTTAACCTACCTGAAATCATTGCAGCATCAGCGGGTACTCATTATTGAGATGGAAGACAAAGATTTTATTGCAGATGAAAAAAATTTCAGGAAATTGTACGGACTTTTATTTACTGAATTTCTGCCAAAAATTCATTTTTTCAATATTAATGATGAAATTTAATACGGTATCACATAGGAAAACATACCTTACCTTATTAATACTATTTCTGATAACTTTTGTCGTAGAAGCTCAGGAATTTGCAACTGTTTCCGGAAAAATTACAGATAAGACAACAGGTGACCCACTTATTGGTGCGAATGTTTTCCTGAAAGGAACAAATAAAGGAACAGCAACCGGTTTAGATGGTTCGTTCAAAATTTCGGATGTCAGACCCGGGATTTATGATGTTGAATTTACCTATATCGGCTATAAAAAAATGGTTCTGACAGCTGTCAGAATTGAAAAAAATGAAAATAAAGTATTGAATATCAAGCTTGAACCTACTTCATTGACCATTGATCAGGAAGTGGTCATCGTTGGAGATAAACCCCTGATAGATCAGGATCAATCCAAAACGGAGAATCGAATATCTTCTGACAAAATTGAAGCCTCTCCAGTTCGCCAGCTTGCACAACTTCTTAATTCTCAGGCAGGTGTGATAAATTCACCATTTGGCATTAATATCCGTGGAGGACGAACTTACGAAACAGGTTTTTACATCGATGGGGTTTCAGCAAAAGACCCATTGGCAGGTACCGGCTTTGGTCTTGATATTGGCACCAATTCGATTCAGGAAATGGAAATTTCGACTGGAAGTGTGGATGTGGAATATGGGAACTCTACAGCCGGAACTGTCAATACCAAAACCAGAACAGGTGGGAACAAACATGAAGTTACTCTAAACTACAAAAGAGATAATTTAGGTTTTAACAAAGAGTATTCTTCCTGTTTTAACCAGCAACTGTTTGAAATGAATGCCGGAGGCCCCCTGACTTTTCTTGAGAAAAAATTACCGGGCAAAGAAACCAGAATCCGTTACTATCTTTCCATGCGTTCGAGCCTTAACGATGAATACATTAAAAATCCTGCAAAACAGCTAAATTCATCCTTGTTTCCAACCAACTTCTGGTCACCCTATCAGGATAACCGATGGTCTGCTTTTGCCAAATTGAATTATGATTTTGATCCTACCATGCGGCTCACCATTTCCTATTTAAAATCCATCAACATCAATCAGGACGTTAATATGCTTAGGGTCACCGGAAATGACATTTCCTTTAGCCCTGGTTATCAATATGTATTTCATCTGCAACCCGATAATGCTGCTACATTTACCCATGAATCGAATCTTCAGACCATCCGCTGGAACCATACCCCTGTCAACAGGTTTTCGTATCAGCTTACTTTGTCGAGATTATTTGTACACTTAAGAGCCGATGCCAATGGAAGACCATGGCGTCCTGAAAATGTGGATACGGAATTTGATCCTTATTCCATTCGCGAATTTCCTGTCAGCTATTTTAATCCGGACGATGATGTAGTCTTTGCCATTCAGGGCCCGGGTCTTTACAACAACAACGGAATCACTCCTTTGTGGCACGACCATCTGGTAGAGGAATATACGGCCAAAATCTCAGGAAACCTTTATTCAAAGAATTCAAGAAATACGGTTACGGCAGGAATGGAATATAAAAGCCAGTATCTTCGATGGATAGATATTAGGAGGCCATGGGTAGGCGCTCCCATGCAGTTGCCGGATGGCTCTTTCTCTCAATCGTTCAGGCTTGGCGAACAAAGTGATATATGGGAAGTAAACCCGGAACAAATAGCTGCCTATGTTTCTGATAAGTATAAGTTTTTAGGCCTTGTTGCCAATATTGGCGGAAGACTAGAACTTTGGGCCCCCGGCAAATTTGTTGATGATGCCATACATAATCCGGCTGCTCCCATACGTGATGAGATCCGGGATGCTTATCTGAATAAGTCGTCCAAAATTATAGGTAGAAGATACAAAATCAGATTTCTGCCAAAAATATCAGCATCCTTTCCGGTACATGAAAACCAGGTGCTTTACTTTAACTACGGGCATTCAACCGTCTTACCCCATCCTTCTTATCTATACACAGGCCTTGATCCAAAATACAGCGACAGAAGTACCTTGTCTTTTGTTGGTAACCCCGATCTCGACCCCGAAGTGGATATTTCTTATGAATTAGGCCTTCGCTCACAGATTTCATCCAATGATGCTTTGAATATCAGTGCTTTCTGGAAAGATAAGTATGATTTTATCACATCAGCTTCGATGATGATCAAAGATGTTACCGGGAAAGAGGTAAGCCGGACCATCCGTATCAATTCAGATTATGCAAGAATCAGGGGATTTGAATTAACCTACCTGAAAAGAATTAAAAAATGGTTTCAGGGGGAAATGTCGCTTTCGTACATGACCGCTACAGGCCAAAGTGCTTCTGCTTCTGAAACAATTAAAGAGATAATCAATTCCGGTATTCGGGAAGATACACGTGAATATCCCTTGCCATGGGACCGGCCTCTGGATATTAAATTTAATATGTTGTTCGTGAAAAATACTGAAACCGGATTTTTTAACCTGCCTTTACTCAATAAATTCAAATTTTATCTGGAAGGAAATTACCGATCCGGAATACGTTACACTCCTTATGTCCTGACAGGTTATGAAGCTTATTCAGGCAGACCCATTTATGTCATGAATACTTCCTCTTCTGCCCGATATTCTGAGTTGGGGAAATACTGGTTGTGGTTCGATGCCAACCTCATCAGATGGTGGTCGCTTAAACATCTTGAAATTGCAGCTTCATTAGAAGTAACTAATATTTTTAACAACAAAAATGCAGCAATTATTAATCCTGT comes from the Sphingobacteriales bacterium genome and includes:
- a CDS encoding deoxynucleoside kinase, with protein sequence MKYQFVAVSGTIGAGKSALASRFASLTNSQLILEEFANNSFLEKFYSNPERYAFPLEISFLFERFQQMKTTFANADLFKTSFIADYFFDKSLLFAKNNLTADQFAVFYPLFETFREQLPSPDLLIYLKRPVDVLLKNIQKRGRSYEQSISPEYLENIQHYYLTYLKSLQHQRVLIIEMEDKDFIADEKNFRKLYGLLFTEFLPKIHFFNINDEI
- a CDS encoding NAD-dependent succinate-semialdehyde dehydrogenase, yielding MAYKSFNPATKTLMKEFSTISDHELNKKLNLAGKMFLYWSGLSISERIKFIKDIGTCTERRKDEFSRLISLEMGKPIRQSRAEVEKCILLCRYYEENAEKWLSPQFTSLPDASASVVFEPTGAIYGIMPWNFPFWQVFRYLIPNLILGNVAFLKHASNVPQCAETIENLLLEVGLPEGVFQNLFIDYRQSEQVIAAEITSGVTLTGSEPAGKLVASLSGKYLKKTVLELGGSDPFIVFEDAEIDSCVKTAIFARFQNAGQSCIAAKRFIVHEKIYEEFLHHFVSACEKMIVGDPLNEQTELGPMATEYLLKDLEFQVSKSIEMGADVLTGGRLMFENSLFYAPTVLSGVKPDMPVSKEEVFGPVAAVFKFSEDHQALSMANDTVFGLGASVWTKNIEKAKKIAGQIVTGTVAINGIVKSHPALPFGGTRKSGYGRELGEWGLKEFANVKTLNIFR
- a CDS encoding TonB-dependent receptor; protein product: MMKFNTVSHRKTYLTLLILFLITFVVEAQEFATVSGKITDKTTGDPLIGANVFLKGTNKGTATGLDGSFKISDVRPGIYDVEFTYIGYKKMVLTAVRIEKNENKVLNIKLEPTSLTIDQEVVIVGDKPLIDQDQSKTENRISSDKIEASPVRQLAQLLNSQAGVINSPFGINIRGGRTYETGFYIDGVSAKDPLAGTGFGLDIGTNSIQEMEISTGSVDVEYGNSTAGTVNTKTRTGGNKHEVTLNYKRDNLGFNKEYSSCFNQQLFEMNAGGPLTFLEKKLPGKETRIRYYLSMRSSLNDEYIKNPAKQLNSSLFPTNFWSPYQDNRWSAFAKLNYDFDPTMRLTISYLKSININQDVNMLRVTGNDISFSPGYQYVFHLQPDNAATFTHESNLQTIRWNHTPVNRFSYQLTLSRLFVHLRADANGRPWRPENVDTEFDPYSIREFPVSYFNPDDDVVFAIQGPGLYNNNGITPLWHDHLVEEYTAKISGNLYSKNSRNTVTAGMEYKSQYLRWIDIRRPWVGAPMQLPDGSFSQSFRLGEQSDIWEVNPEQIAAYVSDKYKFLGLVANIGGRLELWAPGKFVDDAIHNPAAPIRDEIRDAYLNKSSKIIGRRYKIRFLPKISASFPVHENQVLYFNYGHSTVLPHPSYLYTGLDPKYSDRSTLSFVGNPDLDPEVDISYELGLRSQISSNDALNISAFWKDKYDFITSASMMIKDVTGKEVSRTIRINSDYARIRGFELTYLKRIKKWFQGEMSLSYMTATGQSASASETIKEIINSGIREDTREYPLPWDRPLDIKFNMLFVKNTETGFFNLPLLNKFKFYLEGNYRSGIRYTPYVLTGYEAYSGRPIYVMNTSSSARYSELGKYWLWFDANLIRWWSLKHLEIAASLEVTNIFNNKNAAIINPVTGKAYEYGDPVPSEWRDPMYNDPRDPRSSNLPPENPARYLPQRHMLIGVFLKFN
- the folK gene encoding 2-amino-4-hydroxy-6-hydroxymethyldihydropteridine diphosphokinase, which translates into the protein MKMKNRAILSLGSNLGDRLMNLHTAMKLLTADTGELTINSSVYETEPWGLKEQPDFLNMVVGIETELSPQQLLSEIKYIEDELLREKSIRWGSRSIDIDILFFNDLVINSDILTIPHPEIANRRFVLVPLAEIFPDLIHPVLKKPVNSLLVNCSDPSEVKLFEQQKIIV